The proteins below are encoded in one region of Struthio camelus isolate bStrCam1 chromosome 23, bStrCam1.hap1, whole genome shotgun sequence:
- the GJB3 gene encoding gap junction beta-3 protein isoform X2 — protein MDWKTLQALLSGVNKYSTAFGRIWLSVVFVFRVLVYVVAAERVWGDEQKDFDCNTRQPGCTNVCYDHFFPISHIRLWALQLIFVTCPSLLVIMHVAYREDREKKNREKNGENCPKLYSNTGKKHGGLWWTYLLSLFFKLIIEILFLYLLHKMWDSFDLPRLVKCANVDPCPNTVDCYIARPTEKRVFTYFMVGASSICIVLTVCEIFYLIFKRVVRTARKWKKSTKRSVSYSKASTCRCHLKLEEKENKSQNRGEEM, from the exons ATGGATTGGAAAACGCTGCAGGCACTGCTCAGCGGGGTCAACAAGTACTCCACGGCCTTTGGCCGCATCTGGCTCTCAGTGGTCTTTGTCTTCCGCGTGCTGGTCTATGTGGTGGCAGCCGAGCGCGTGTGGGGGGATGAGCAGAAGGACTTTGACTGCAACACACGCCAGCCAGGATGCACCAATGTCTGCTACGACCACTTCTTTCCCATCTCCCACATACGCCTCTGGGCCCTGCAACTCATCTTTGTCACTTGTCCTTCCCTCCTGGTCATCATGCACGTGGCCTACCGAGAAGACCGTGAGAAGAAGAACCGTGAGAAGAACGGGGAGAATTGCCCCAAGCTCTACAGCAACACAGGCAAGAAGCACGGCGGGCTGTGGTGGACctacctgctcagcctcttctTCAAGCTTATCATAGAGATACtgttcctctacctcctccacAAGATGTGGGACAGCTTCGACCTGCCACGGCTCGTCAAGTGCGCCAATGTGGACCCTTGCCCCAACACTGTAGACTGCTACATCGCTCGGCCGACCGAGAAGAGGGTCTTCACCTATTTCATGGTCGGGGCCTCCTCCATCTGCATTGTCCTCACTGTCTGTGAGATCTTCTACCTCATCTTCAAGCGGGTTGTACGGACTGCGCGGAAATGGAAGAAGTCCACCAAGCGCTCTGTCAGCTACAGCAAGGCCTCCACCTGCCGATGCCACCTCaagctggaggagaaggaaaacaagtcCCAGAATAG AGGAGAGGAGATGTGA
- the GJB3 gene encoding gap junction beta-3 protein isoform X1, with protein sequence MDWKTLQALLSGVNKYSTAFGRIWLSVVFVFRVLVYVVAAERVWGDEQKDFDCNTRQPGCTNVCYDHFFPISHIRLWALQLIFVTCPSLLVIMHVAYREDREKKNREKNGENCPKLYSNTGKKHGGLWWTYLLSLFFKLIIEILFLYLLHKMWDSFDLPRLVKCANVDPCPNTVDCYIARPTEKRVFTYFMVGASSICIVLTVCEIFYLIFKRVVRTARKWKKSTKRSVSYSKASTCRCHLKLEEKENKSQNRSVAALRASAPNLTLI encoded by the coding sequence ATGGATTGGAAAACGCTGCAGGCACTGCTCAGCGGGGTCAACAAGTACTCCACGGCCTTTGGCCGCATCTGGCTCTCAGTGGTCTTTGTCTTCCGCGTGCTGGTCTATGTGGTGGCAGCCGAGCGCGTGTGGGGGGATGAGCAGAAGGACTTTGACTGCAACACACGCCAGCCAGGATGCACCAATGTCTGCTACGACCACTTCTTTCCCATCTCCCACATACGCCTCTGGGCCCTGCAACTCATCTTTGTCACTTGTCCTTCCCTCCTGGTCATCATGCACGTGGCCTACCGAGAAGACCGTGAGAAGAAGAACCGTGAGAAGAACGGGGAGAATTGCCCCAAGCTCTACAGCAACACAGGCAAGAAGCACGGCGGGCTGTGGTGGACctacctgctcagcctcttctTCAAGCTTATCATAGAGATACtgttcctctacctcctccacAAGATGTGGGACAGCTTCGACCTGCCACGGCTCGTCAAGTGCGCCAATGTGGACCCTTGCCCCAACACTGTAGACTGCTACATCGCTCGGCCGACCGAGAAGAGGGTCTTCACCTATTTCATGGTCGGGGCCTCCTCCATCTGCATTGTCCTCACTGTCTGTGAGATCTTCTACCTCATCTTCAAGCGGGTTGTACGGACTGCGCGGAAATGGAAGAAGTCCACCAAGCGCTCTGTCAGCTACAGCAAGGCCTCCACCTGCCGATGCCACCTCaagctggaggagaaggaaaacaagtcCCAGAATAGGTCTGTGGCAGCCCTGAGGGCCTCGGCTCCCAACTTGACTTTGATCTGA
- the GJA4 gene encoding gap junction alpha-4 protein, producing the protein MGDWGFLEKLLDQVQEHSTVIGKIWLTVLFIFRILILGLAGESVWGDEQSDFVCNTKQPGCTNVCYDKAFPISHIRYWVLQFLFVSTPTLIYLGHVVYLSRQEEKLKQQESELRAIHSKDPKIEQALAVVEKKMSKIYVTEDGRLKIRGALMWTYIISVICKSIFEAGFLIGQWYLYGFSMLPRYVCKRDPCPHQVDCFISRPTEKSIFIIFMLVMGLISLILNLLELFHLCCKNLLSNIKKVSVPTSPGQDTFADNVVSGPYPPKHYPFLPMGESHTPPYQAYNKLSSEQNWANFNNEENLAMSSGSRPLSDPYAVRAAEALAPDEKQCSRPSSSASKKQYV; encoded by the coding sequence ATGGGTGACTGGGGTTTCCTGGAGAAACTGCTGGACCAAGTCCAGGAGCACTCCACCGTGATCGGGAAGATCTGGCTGACGGTGCTCTTCATCTTCCGCATCCTCATCCTCGGCTTGGCCGGGGAGTCCGTGTGGGGGGACGAGCAGTCGGATTTTGTGTGCAACACCAAGCAGCCGGGCTGCACCAACGTCTGCTATGACAAAGCCTTCCCCATCTCCCACATCCGCTACTGGGTGCTCCAGTTCCTTTTTGTCAGCACTCCCACTTTGATTTACCTCGGCCACGTTGTCTATCTCTCCCGGCAGGAGGAGAAACTGAAGCAGCAGGAAAGTGAGCTTCGGGCCATCCATAGCAAGGACCCCAAGATAGAGCAGGCCCTGGCAGTGGTGGAGAAGAAGATGTCCAAGATCTATGTGACAGAGGATGGGCGGCTCAAGATCCGAGGAGCCCTGATGTGGACGTACATCATTAGTGTGATCTGCAAGAGCATCTTTGAGGCTGGCTTCCTCATTGGCCAGTGGTACCTCTATGGCTTTTCCATGTTGCCCCGTTATGTGTGCAAGAGGGACCCCTGCCCTCATCAGGTGGATTGCTTCATCTCCCGCCCCACTGAGAAGAgcatcttcatcatcttcatgctGGTGATGGGCCTGATCTCCTTAATCCTGAACCTCCTGGAGCTCTTCCACCTCTGCTGCAAGAACCTGCTTAGCAACATCAAGAAAGTGTCGGTGCCGACCAGCCCAGGCCAGGACACCTTCGCTGACAATGTGGTCTCTGGCCCCTACCCACCCAAGCACTACCCCTTCCTCCCCATGGGCGAGAGCCATACGCCGCCCTACCAGGCCTACAACAAGCTCTCCAGTGAGCAGAACTGGGCCAACTTCAACAACGAGGAGAACCTGGCCatgagcagcggcagcaggcccCTATCAGACCCCTACGCCGTGAGGGCTGCTGAAGCCCTGGCTCCCGATGAGAAGCAGTGCAGCCGCCCCAGCAGCTCGGCCTCTAAAAAGCAGTATGTCTAG
- the SMIM12 gene encoding small integral membrane protein 12, whose translation MGARGRSRERCGLRGAGRSGPGPAAAMWPVLWTALRTYAPYVTFPVAFVVGAVGYHLEWFLRGDPPPPPAEEEQSISERREDRKLQEIAGKDLTEVVSLKDKLEFAPRAVLNRNRPEKS comes from the exons ATGGGAGCAAGGGGGCGGAGCCGGGAGAGGTGCGGCCtgcggggagcggggcgctcGGGCCCAg gccccgccgccgccatgtggCCGGTGCTCTGGACGGCGCTGCGCACCTACGCCCCGTACGTCACCTTCCCGGTGGCCTTCGTGGTGGGCGCCGTGGGCTACCACCTGGAGTGGTTCCTGCGGGGCgacccgccaccgccgccggccgagGAGGAGCAGAGCATCTCGGAGCGGCGCGAGGACCGCAAGCTGCAGGAGATCGCCGGCAAGGACCTGACCGAGGTGGTGAGCCTCAAGGACAAACTCGAGTTCGCCCCCCGGGCGGTGCTGAACAGGAACCGACCCGAGAAGAGTTAA